In Mytilus trossulus isolate FHL-02 chromosome 6, PNRI_Mtr1.1.1.hap1, whole genome shotgun sequence, a single window of DNA contains:
- the LOC134722621 gene encoding histone H2A: MSGRGKGGKAKAKAKSRSSRAGLQFPVGRIHRLLRKGNYAERVGAGAPVYLAAVLEYLAAEVLELAGNAARDNKKSRIIPRHLQLAIRNDEELNKLLSGVTIAQGGVLPNIQAVLLPKKTQKAAK; encoded by the coding sequence ATGTCAGGACGAGGAAAAGGAGGAAAAGCAAAAGCAAAGGCAAAGTCTAGGTCATCCCGTGCCGGACTTCAGTTCCCAGTCGGTCGTATCCACAGACTTTTGAGGAAAGGAAACTATGCCGAGAGAGTTGGTGCCGGTGCACCAGTGTACCTCGCAGCTGTCTTAGAATACTTAGCAGCTGAAGTATTGGAGTTGGCAGGAAACGCCGCTCGTGACAACAAGAAGAGCAGAATCATTCCCCGTCATCTCCAGTTGGCCATCAGAAACGACGAAGAGTTGAACAAACTCTTGTCTGGTGTCACCATTGCCCAGGGAGGTGTTTTACCAAACATCCAGGCTGTACTTCTGCCAAAGAAGACCCAGAAAGCTGCCAAGTAA
- the LOC134722622 gene encoding histone H2B-like: MPPKVGTKGAKKAVTKAKTARPGGDKKRRRKRRESYAIYIYKVLRQVHPDTGVSSKAMSIMNSFVNDIFERIAAEASRLAHYNKRSTITSREIQTAVRLLLPGELAKHAVSEGTKAVTKYTSSK; encoded by the coding sequence ATGCCACCCAAAGTAGGAACTAAAGGAGCCAAGAAGGCCGTCACCAAGGCAAAGACTGCCAGACCCGGCGGTGATAAGAAAAGGAGGAGGAAGAGACGTGAATCCTATGCTATCTACATCTACAAAGTCTTGAGACAAGTTCACCCCGACACCGGAGTGTCCTCAAAGGCAATGTCCATCATGAACAGCTTCGTCAACGATATCTTCGAGAGAATCGCAGCAGAGGCTTCCCGATTGGCACACTACAACAAAAGATCTACCATCACATCCCGGGAGATCCAGACCGCTGTCCGTCTTCTCTTACCCGGAGAATTGGCCAAGCACGCTGTCAGTGAAGGTACCAAAGCCGTCACTAAATACACCAGCAGCAAGTAA